The Luteolibacter rhizosphaerae region CGGATCTCATACGTGCTCTCCACCCCGCGACAGCACTTCCCCCAGTTCACGAAGAGGTAGTAGTAGCCGCCATGCTTGTGAATGAACGGCGCCTCGATCTCCGGATACATCGCCAGCTTCACCGGCTTCGCCTCCTTCTTCGCCAGCCCCGTCTCCGCATCCAGTTCGATCAGGAAGATCCCTTCCCAGAACGAACCGAAGCTCATCCACAGCTTCCCTCCATCCGCAATGATCGCCGGATCGATCGCATTGTAAGGATCACCCCGCCGCGAACGGATCACCACACCCTCGTCCTTCCACCCGTAGTCCTTCGCCGTCGGATCCAGCGTCTTCCCGCTCGCCAGCCCAATCGCCGAATGCTGCGAGCCGAAGCTCGATACCGAGTAGTAAACCAGCCACCGGTCCTTTACCCGGATCACGTCCGGCGCCCACAGATGCCCCTTGTTCTCCGGCACCTCCGCCTTGTGCCACGCCGGTAGCGCCGCGAAGACCGGCCCCGCCTTCTTCCAGCGGCCATCGGCCTCCCGCTTCAGGAGATGCACTCCCTGTCCCGTGCTCAGGCACCACACCCCGCCGCCATCTTCCACCACCGTCGATGGATCATGGATGCGCGGATAGTCGCCACCCTCCCACCCCTGGGCCACGACAGGCCGAATCAAACCGAGCACCAATCCCGGCAGCAAAAGCACGAATCGCATCCCTTGGAAACGCCACGCCCGGCCACAAGTTTCAAAGATGTCGGAATGCCTCTCGCGGAGAGTAACGACAAATGTCGTCAAATTCTCTCGACGATGACGACATTTGTCGTCACTCCTTCCGCCATCGATGAAGTCCCTGCCTCCTCTCTCTCCAGCCGAGCAAGCGCTCATGGACCTGGTCTGGCAGCGCCAGCCGGTGTCCGTCGCCGCCCTGCTCGACCTCGTGAATGCCGACCGCGACGAGCCGATCACCCGCAATACCCTGCAGACCCAGCTCACCCGCTTGGAGGCGAAGGGCTGGCTCCTGCGCGATGAGGGCGAGCGCATCCGCCTCTACCGCGCCGCCGTCCAGGCGAAGAAAGGCCGCGGCAAGATCCTCTCCGAGCTCAAGCAACGCCTCTTCAGCGGCTCGGGCCTCTCCCTCGTCCGCTGCCTCGTGGAAGAAGGCGGCCTCAGCGATCAAGAGATCAAGGACCTCAAGGCCCTCATCGCGAATCACAAGAAAGGAGGCAAGCCATGACCCTCTCACCCTATCTCATGACGGTGGCCCTTCACGCGCTGTTGCTCTCAGCGGCGGTGGCTCTCTTGCTGGCATGTTTCCGCACACCCGCTCGCCGCTCCGCCCTCGCCTTGGCGGGAGTGATCGCCGTCGCCATCCTCCCTTGGTTTTCGGCACTGCTTCCCACTCATACACCGGAGCCATCGGCACCGCTCCCACTACCCTCCACCACGGATTCGGGCTCATGGCGTGTCTTCACGATTCCCGCCGATGACTTCACGATCGCTCCGACCCCGGACGCGGGATCCGCACCCTCGTTCACCCTGCCATCGGCATGGACTCTCGCCGCATGGGCTTGGCCCGCCGGCAGCGTCATCGCCCTCCTCGCAATCGCCTGCAGCCTCTTGAAGCTCCACCGCTGGAGCACTTCGTTCCGCGAGCCCCGCTCCGATGAAGCCAGCCTCTTGGCTTCCTCTCTCCCTCCCGGTCTTGCGCTCGGACAGATCCGCCTCACCGCGGTTCCGTGCAGCCCTTGCGTCACCGGCTTCATCCGCCCTCTTCTGGTCATTCCTTCTGCTCTGTTAGATTCTTCATCCGCCCGCGAGCTCCTTTGGATCCTCCGCCACGAGCAAGGCCACCTCATAGGTCACGACTCCCGTTGGACCCTCCTCATCGCCCTCTCTCGCGCCCTCTTCTGGTGGAATCCCTTCATCCACCATCTGGCCGGGCACTGGGCTGCCGCCCGCGAGGAAGTCTGCGACCTCCACGCGGAGACCGCGGAGCGCTCGGGTTACGGCAATTTCCTGATCCGCTTGGCCACCGCCTGCAAGGGCTCGCATCGCCTCGCCGCCCCCATGGCCAGCGGAGCCAAGCGCCGTCTGCGTAAGCGTCTCGTCTCGTTCCTGAATGCTCCGGAAACGATCAGCCTCCGGGTCGGTCGCCCCTTCATCGCCATCCTTGCGATGGCCTTGCCCGTCCTCGCCCTTTGCAGCTCCTGCGTCCATATCGGCGGGAAGAAAGAACAAGTCGCCACCTCGTCCGCCGGGATGCCGCCGCTCCTGCTCGAAGCCGGCAAGGATAGGAAGGGAAGCATGCCGAACCTCATGGTGAAGCTCAGCAACAAGGTTCTCGCCACAGCCACGCCGCTCACGTTCAACGGTGTGGTCCTCGACAAGAGCGGCACGGTCCTGACCTCGTTAGAGCTGCAGTTGTTGATGAGACAAGCCGCCACGATGCGCGGAGCCATGCTCCGGACTTTCCCTGCCATCTCCATCAGAAATGGCGAGAAGGCAGTCATCGAGATGATCCGCGAAAAGCCTCCCGTCCCCGGCGAGGAAAGGATCACCGCCGGCTGGGAACTCAATCAGACCATCCGCTACAACGGGAAGTCCCTCAGGCTGGGCAATCACATCCGGTATGCCTTCGTTCCCGATAAGCAGTTCTCCTTCTCTTCGCAGTCGCCCGATGGGAATGAAGCCCCGTTGAGCAAGTCCGATTGGAACAAGCTGGAGGTCATGACGGCAGCCACGGAAGCCAAAGTCCCGGAGAGCCATGCGGTGATCACCTATATGGGCGAGGACTCCTCTGGCCTGCACACCATTCTCATTACCGAGGTCATTCCCATCGATCCCACGGGGCGAACGGTCGCTCGCTATCGCGATGCCATCTACTCACCCCATCCGCGCGAAACCTTGCCCGGCAAGGTCCGTGTAAACGCCGCGCTTCTCAGCGGACCCTCCCTGAGCTATCTGGATACCTCGCTCAAGGATGTGAACCGGATCTACAGCCCGGATATGATGGCCACTCACATTGTCGGCATCTTCACACCCTGGCAGTGGCGTCTGGTTAAGAAGGATCTGAAAGTCGAGGACCTCGGCCCCGCCACCTTCTCGGCAAATATCGAGCACCAACCATGGGAGAAGCTTCCGGAGCTCATGCTCGCGGCCCGGCGCTACAAGAATGACGAGGGCTTGGTCTCGCTCGACATTTCGGTGAAGGAACCCGGAGAGGTTCGCAGCGGTCGCTTCATCCGTCAGGCTCTGAATGTCTCCACCGGCACCACTGTCATCTACCGCTTCCCTTCCTTGGAGGGCAAGATGCCCCGGCACCTCGCCCTCACCGTTGAGACCGTTGAGTAGCGGCTCCATCGTCCGGTCGGGAGCCTGTGCCGCCCGTTCTTTTTCAGTCCCTTGCATCTGGGCTCTGGACTCTTGTCGCGCGGCGCTCTACTCCCTGCCCCGCCATGTCCGACACCGCGCAACCCCAATCCACCGAAGCTGAACTCATCGCCGTCCGCCGTGAGAAGCTCGGCAAACTGCGCGAACTCGGCGTGGACCCCTACGGCGCCGCCTTCGAGACCACCCACACCCCCGGCGATCTCCGCTCGAATTTCACCGAAGGCCAGCAGGTCAAGGTTGCCGGCCGCATCACCGGCCTGCGGAATATGGGCAAGTCCTGCTTCTTCCACGTCGGCGATGTCCTCGGTGCCATCCAGGGCTACCTCGCCGTGAAGGAACTCTCCGATCACGACCGCGAGATCTTCGATTGCCTCGACCGCGGTGACTGGGTCGGCATCGAGGGCGAGACCTTCCTCACCCGCACCGGCGAGCCCTCCATCAAGGTCTCCGGCTTCACCGTCCTTTCCAAGTCTCTCCGTCCCATGCCCGACAAGTGGCACGGCGTCGCGGATCGCGAGATCAAATACCGCAAGCGCCACCTCGACCTCATGTCGAATGAGGAGAGCGCTGCCATCTTCGTCACCCGCTCGCGTATGCTCGCGGAGATCCGCGCCTTCTTCCACGAGCGGGGCTACCTGGAGGTCGAGACCCCCATGCTGCAGGACATCCCCGGCGGTGCCGCGGCGCGTCCCTTCGAGACCTATCACAATGCCCTCGGCATGCCGCTCACCCTGCGCATCGCCCCGGAGCTCTTCCTCAAGCGTCTCCTCGTCGGCGGCTTCACCAAGGTCTTCGAACTGAACCGCAATTTCCGCAACGAAGGCATCTCCCGCCGCCACAATCCCGAGTTCACCATGCTCGAGGCCTATCAGGCCTTCGCGGATTTCGAGATCATGGCGGACCTTGTCGAGTCCCTCATCTGCCACCTCGCGGAGAAGTTCTGCGGCACCTTGCAGATCGAGCACAAGGACGAGGAGGGGAATGTCACCCGCACCATCGATCTCCAGCGCCCTTGGAAGCGCGCGGATTACAACGACCTCGTCGCCGCCGCTGCCGGTCAGGACTTCTTCACCATCACCGCGGAGCAGCGCCGCACCCGCTGCGAGGAACTCGGCGTCCAGATCTCCCCGGAGATGGAAGACCACGAGGTCATCCAGCAGGTCTTTGAAAAGCTCGTCGAGGAGAAGTCCTTCAATCCCTGCTTCGTCCAGCGTGTCTCCAGCGAGTTGGTCCCGCTCGCAAAGCTCAGCCCCGGCGGCAAGACCGTGGAAGTCTACGAGCTCGTCATCAATGGCCAGGAGATTTCCCCCGGCTACTCGGAGCTCAATGACCCCGATGTCCAGCGCGAGCGCCTCGAACACCAGTCCGGCGAGGAAACGCAGAAGGTCGACTACGACTTCATCGAGACTCTCGAGCACGGCATGCCTCCCGCCGGCGGCATCGGCATCGGCATCGATCGCCTCATCATGATGCTCACTGGTGCCCCCACCATCCGCGACGTCGTCCTCTTCCCCCTCCTCAAGCGCAAGGAAGGCTGATACCGGGTGCGCATACACCAAGGAGAGCGCGCGTCTCGCACGCTTCTTACATCGCGCACAGATGCTCGCCCCCAAGGGTAAGTAGTCCCGCCTTCAGGCGGACGAAGCCGTTCTTCTGCGCCGCACCCCCTCTGTAGCGGAAGGACTCTTGTCCTTCCGGCTGCTCGCGTCCACCCCTTGGAAGGCCATCTTCTTCCGTCAACCTGTCTTCCCTAAAACCCGCGCCCCCCGATACCGCGAACTTCGCGCAGCCGCCCCGGGAGCGCGGACTTCAGTCCGCATCAAGGAGAGCGCGCGTCTCGCGCCTCCTACATTGCATATAGATGCTCGCCACCAAGGGTAAGTAGTCCCGCCTTCAGGCGGACGAAGCCGTTCTTCCGCGCCGCAACCCCTCTGTAGCGGAAGGACTCTTGTCCTTCCGGCTGCTCGCGTCCACCACTCGGGACGCCATCTTCTTCCGTCAACTTGTCTTCCCCCAGACCGGCGCCCCGGGACCGCGCACTTCGCGCAGCGAAGAGGTCCGATTGACGACTTCAATCTTAGTCGGACAACTTCAGTCCGCATCAAGGAAAGCGAGGGTCTCACGCTCTCTCACCGCCCACACCCAGAGTGCGCCTAACAAACCCACCCCCATCCCCCGACACTCCCCTCACTTCTCCCTCTTCCCCGCCTCATTCTCCGCCTCGCTCCACTCGAATTTCGGCAGCTTTGCCCGGTCCAATCCCTTCAGGTGCGCCTCGCCCTTCCGGCTCGCATCATCGGCCCGCACATAGCTCCACTTCTTGTCGCCGAAGATCTCCTCGCACAGCTTCGCCACCCCCGGATCATACTCCTTCAGCTCCGCCCGCGTGTTCACATGGTTGTGGATCGCATCGTTCTCCCGGTTCGTCCCGAACCACGATTGCACCGCCTCCGCCCAGTACTCGTAGTGGTTCTCCGCTGCGTAGCAGTTCTTCCACTTCCCCTCCTTCAGCGCCGCATCATACGCCGCCTTCAGCCGCTCGTCGAAGCTGCTGTCCAGCGAGTTCACTCCCATCTGGTGGATCGCATGCGCGAACTCGTGCACCATGATGCTCTCCGTCGAATACGGATCGCCCGGGCAGCACAGCAGGTTCTCCTCCCCGCAGCTTACCGATGGCCGCTCGTGCGTCGCCCCCAGTCCCCGGGCCCGTCGGTTCCAGAATTCCTTCGGTGTTAGATCGGAGTGCTCCGGCACATCGCAGGTCCGCTCGCCCGTCGCCATCACCGTCAGGCGCACCTTGTTCTTCGCCATGGCGGAGAGGATGTCGTCCCGCCCCTCCAGCATCGATTTCACCAGCACCGCCGCCTCGCTCAGCGCCGGATCGCTCACCTTCGCGGAGGACACGATCGGGAACTCACCCGTCATCACCACCTTCGCATAGAAGGGCGAGAGCTTGAACTCCTCACGGATCTTCTCCGGAATCGGCGATTGGATCTCCTGTGCCTGAACCACCAGCGATTCGATTGCGAAGAATGCGAGCCATCTCATCCTCCCATCTTCACGAAAATCCCCGCCTCAAGCCAGAAGCTCTCGCGTCACTTGCCGAACCTCCAGTCCCCAGTCCCCAATCCGTAACACTATCAGGCACATCAGGCATATAAGGCAGGGACCGCTCTCCGAGCGGTCAGGCTTCTGGCGGCCCTCCTCCCCCAAACTCCACTCCTCATCCCACGCCCCCACCGCCGTTCAAATTTTGCGCCCTTCTGCGCTTTTTCGCGGCAAGAACTCTCACGCTTTCCACCTCACAATCCCGCCTTTCATCCGTGGAAATTCGTGGTTCCTCCTCAAGCCACCCTCAACCTCAACTCCCGCGATACCTCCCGCCCGAATCCCTCGATCTTCACCCGGTCCGCATGCACCTCCACGATCGAATACGCCGTGTTCTCCGGGTGATGCAGCATCGAGCGGAAAGTCACATACGGGATTCCGTTCTTCTCCGCGAAGTCCCCGGCATGGTTGTGCCCGTTGAACCAAGCCATCACGCAGGGATGCTTCTCCAGCAGCGCCATCACCTCCACATGATTCCACATCTGGTGCATGTCCGCGGGCGCCAGCGGATGATGCCCGCACACGATCACCCGCTCCTTCGCCGCATCCGCCGCGGCCAGCTCGCGCTCCAGCCACGCCATCTGTGTCGCGGAGAATCCACCGTTCCAAGGCTTCGCCCCTGCGGCTCCCGCTGCCTCTAGCCCTGCCAGGATCTCTTTCGCCCTCGCCGTCTCCACGGAGGCGGCCGCATTCCGGTACACCGAGACCTCGTTCGTGTCCGTCATGATGAACCGGATCCCCCTGCTACGAAAGCTGTAGTAGTCGTGCGGCATCTCCAGCGTCGAGACCACCCGGCCCTTCTCCCCATCGGCCACATCGTAGTCGTGATTCCCCAGCAGGTGATACACCGGGTGCCCTAGCCCCTTCATCAGCGGCAGCATCACATCGAAGGACTTGAAATCCCGGTCGATGAAGTCACCCAGATGCAGCGTGAAAGCCAGATCCTTGCCATGCAGCTCTTCCACCGCCCGCTTCAGCTTCTCCGGTGTCGAGCGGTAGTGCCGCTCACCCTTCGCCTCCGCATCGGCATACTGAGCATCCGTGATCAGGCCGAAGCGTAGCAACGGCGGCGCTCCTTCCTCGGCTTTCACGATGCCGGGCAGTCCCCCGGCGATGGCGGTGCTGGTGAGGAAACGGCGGCGATTCATGCAGTGACCGGGGTCTTGAGCATTTGCTCGTAGCGCCGAATGTAATCCGCCGCCGTGGTCTCGTGATTGAATCTTGCTGACGATTCCGCCATCACCCGCGCTGTCTGGCGTGCCTTCTCCTCGGCCGGCAGCGCGTGGAATCTCAGCGCTTCTTCAATCGCCCAGCGCAGCCCGTCCGCGTTGAAATGCTTGAAGAGGAAGCCGTTCCCGCGGTTCCCCGGCACATCCAGCGGCTCCACCGTGTCGTGCAGCCCGCCCGTATCATGCGCGATCGTCAGGCTGCCATACTTCGGCGCGATCATCTGTGGCAGACCGCAGGGCTCGAAGGAGGACGGCATGAAGATGAAGTCGCTGCCCGCGTAGGCCAGGTGAGACAGCCTCTCGTCGAAGTCGTGCACCGCCACGCTCGCGAAGAGGTTGTGCATCTTCACGATGTTCTTGAAGTGCTTCTGGAAGCTCCCGCTAGCGACCACCGCGATCTGCATCCGCTTGTTGGAGACCAGATCGAAGAGGATCTCCGTGAGCAGCTGGCAGCCCTTCTGCACCGGATCGAGTCGCGAGGGCCAGTAGAAGAGCGGGATGTCCGGATCACCCTCCAGTCCCAGCCGCTCCTGGATCTCCAGCTTGTTCTTCCTCTTCCCTTCCGGGTGCGTCTGCGGCGTGAAGTGATGCGTCAGGTAGCTATCCGTCTCCGGATCGAAGCCGGCATCCGGTGCGTTCAGGATCCCCGTCGCGCAGTCGGAGTGAACCTTTCCGCGCAGCTCGTTGCGGATCGCATCAGGAATGAAATGATGCCCTCCCTCCACGATCTCCTTCAGGAAGGTCGGGCTCACCGTGTTCACATGATCGGCCGCGAAGATCCCGCTCGTCAGCAGGTCGACCGGGTTGTTGCCGCGGCTCTCCTCGTAGGTCCAGGGCGCACGGCGGTAAAAGAGATGCTGCCAGAAGTCCGCAGCATCGATCCCGCGGTCCTCGATCTGGGCCAGCGTCAGGTGCTCCGAGTGGATGTTGTGCACCGTGAACAGAGAGGCGATCCCGTGCCGCTTCGCCACCGCCGGGATCAGCCCGGTCATCCAGTCGTTGCAGTGGATCAGATCCGGCCGCACCTGTGGGATCGTGTGGTTGATCACTTCGCGCTGGAAGGCCAGCGCGATCAGATGGTTCTCCGCACCATAAACGCTGGAGCGGTGATAGAAGACTCGGTCTTCCGCCAGGTGGATCCGCTGCTCCGGCAGCGCCCGGCTGACTTTCTCGAACTCGTTGTCGAACACGCTCGCCACATCCAGATGGAACATCCGGCGGTAGTTCGGCAGCGCCACGTGGACGTCGGCCCCTTGGTCATACAGCGCCTTCACCAGTGAGGCGGACACATCGGCCAAACCACCCGCCTTCGCGCACATGCGCTGGGCCAGGTTGCCCATGCCTTCCGGCAGGTAAGTGATCTCCGGGGTGACGACGAGAATCCGCGGACGACGGGGAGGGTTTTGAGACATAGGCTTTTCCGGGTTTCCTCAAATCTAGCCCCTCGCTGGCGGAGATTGCAAGAAACGGCGAAATAATCTGCGTTCGCCGCACAGCCTCAGGCACCTCCGTCCGGGAAGAGCGCCATCAGCACCACGTCGTCATAGATGCCGTCCACCAGCCGTCCGCGCTTCTTCACCCCTTCTTCCACGAAGCCAAGCTTTCGATAGAGCTGCATCGCCGCCTCATTGGAGGAATACACGCTTAGCTCGATCTTCTGCAGGCCGTTTTCCCAGCACCGCTCGATCGTCGCCTCCAGCAGCCGCTGCCCGATCTTCTGGCCGCGATAGTCCTTCAGTAAGCCCATCCCCAGTCTCCCGATGTGCGCCCCACCATGTTCTCCCGGGATGGCATCGCACCATCCCACGATCCTGCCCTCGTCCTCCGCCACGAATTGCGCATGCCCGGCGCTCACATTGCCGTTCACGAACTGTTCCACATTAGCCAGCGGTGGCCCCTCGATCGTCGCAAGATAGCGGCGCTCCCGGCACACCTCACCCAGCGTATCATGAAATCCCGCCGCATCGGCGGATCGGATCAGGCGGATCGTGATCATAGTAGCACTCGGATCATCAGCGTCCTATCAGATCCCTTTAGCCTCTGGGAGCGCGAACTTCGCGAAGCGAAGAGGTCCGGCTGACTACTCCAATCTTAGTCGGACAACTTCAGTCTGCCCGAACCCACCCTCACCGCCCGCCAAAAGGGTACGTAGTCCCGCCTTCAGGCGGACGAAGCAGCTCTAACATCCCACTCCACCCATCGTTGCGGAATGACTTCGTCATTCCGGCCGGGCGCGTCCCTCGAAAAGGCGCCGCCTTCACCGCTCCATCTCTCCAAGGAAGCCCCAGATAAAAAGCAACACATCCTAATCTGGGATCACTCACCTAACAGACCAACACCCCCAAACCCCGCCAAGGATTCACACATTAGCAATCACTCCGAAATCCCACGACAATCCCCGCTCACCCCAAGCCAACAATCCTCCCAAGAC contains the following coding sequences:
- a CDS encoding arabinan endo-1,5-alpha-L-arabinosidase; its protein translation is MRFVLLLPGLVLGLIRPVVAQGWEGGDYPRIHDPSTVVEDGGGVWCLSTGQGVHLLKREADGRWKKAGPVFAALPAWHKAEVPENKGHLWAPDVIRVKDRWLVYYSVSSFGSQHSAIGLASGKTLDPTAKDYGWKDEGVVIRSRRGDPYNAIDPAIIADGGKLWMSFGSFWEGIFLIELDAETGLAKKEAKPVKLAMYPEIEAPFIHKHGGYYYLFVNWGKCCRGVESTYEIRVGRSRDVRGPYVDRDGVDLKDGGGSAFLATEGRFIGPGHASIFAEKGKEMLVHHFYDKDRRGRSDLRMLPLKWKDGWPVVGK
- a CDS encoding BlaI/MecI/CopY family transcriptional regulator; translation: MKSLPPLSPAEQALMDLVWQRQPVSVAALLDLVNADRDEPITRNTLQTQLTRLEAKGWLLRDEGERIRLYRAAVQAKKGRGKILSELKQRLFSGSGLSLVRCLVEEGGLSDQEIKDLKALIANHKKGGKP
- a CDS encoding M56 family metallopeptidase, yielding MTLSPYLMTVALHALLLSAAVALLLACFRTPARRSALALAGVIAVAILPWFSALLPTHTPEPSAPLPLPSTTDSGSWRVFTIPADDFTIAPTPDAGSAPSFTLPSAWTLAAWAWPAGSVIALLAIACSLLKLHRWSTSFREPRSDEASLLASSLPPGLALGQIRLTAVPCSPCVTGFIRPLLVIPSALLDSSSARELLWILRHEQGHLIGHDSRWTLLIALSRALFWWNPFIHHLAGHWAAAREEVCDLHAETAERSGYGNFLIRLATACKGSHRLAAPMASGAKRRLRKRLVSFLNAPETISLRVGRPFIAILAMALPVLALCSSCVHIGGKKEQVATSSAGMPPLLLEAGKDRKGSMPNLMVKLSNKVLATATPLTFNGVVLDKSGTVLTSLELQLLMRQAATMRGAMLRTFPAISIRNGEKAVIEMIREKPPVPGEERITAGWELNQTIRYNGKSLRLGNHIRYAFVPDKQFSFSSQSPDGNEAPLSKSDWNKLEVMTAATEAKVPESHAVITYMGEDSSGLHTILITEVIPIDPTGRTVARYRDAIYSPHPRETLPGKVRVNAALLSGPSLSYLDTSLKDVNRIYSPDMMATHIVGIFTPWQWRLVKKDLKVEDLGPATFSANIEHQPWEKLPELMLAARRYKNDEGLVSLDISVKEPGEVRSGRFIRQALNVSTGTTVIYRFPSLEGKMPRHLALTVETVE
- the lysS gene encoding lysine--tRNA ligase, with the protein product MSDTAQPQSTEAELIAVRREKLGKLRELGVDPYGAAFETTHTPGDLRSNFTEGQQVKVAGRITGLRNMGKSCFFHVGDVLGAIQGYLAVKELSDHDREIFDCLDRGDWVGIEGETFLTRTGEPSIKVSGFTVLSKSLRPMPDKWHGVADREIKYRKRHLDLMSNEESAAIFVTRSRMLAEIRAFFHERGYLEVETPMLQDIPGGAAARPFETYHNALGMPLTLRIAPELFLKRLLVGGFTKVFELNRNFRNEGISRRHNPEFTMLEAYQAFADFEIMADLVESLICHLAEKFCGTLQIEHKDEEGNVTRTIDLQRPWKRADYNDLVAAAAGQDFFTITAEQRRTRCEELGVQISPEMEDHEVIQQVFEKLVEEKSFNPCFVQRVSSELVPLAKLSPGGKTVEVYELVINGQEISPGYSELNDPDVQRERLEHQSGEETQKVDYDFIETLEHGMPPAGGIGIGIDRLIMMLTGAPTIRDVVLFPLLKRKEG
- a CDS encoding metallophosphoesterase, coding for MNRRRFLTSTAIAGGLPGIVKAEEGAPPLLRFGLITDAQYADAEAKGERHYRSTPEKLKRAVEELHGKDLAFTLHLGDFIDRDFKSFDVMLPLMKGLGHPVYHLLGNHDYDVADGEKGRVVSTLEMPHDYYSFRSRGIRFIMTDTNEVSVYRNAAASVETARAKEILAGLEAAGAAGAKPWNGGFSATQMAWLERELAAADAAKERVIVCGHHPLAPADMHQMWNHVEVMALLEKHPCVMAWFNGHNHAGDFAEKNGIPYVTFRSMLHHPENTAYSIVEVHADRVKIEGFGREVSRELRLRVA
- a CDS encoding glycogen synthase, yielding MSQNPPRRPRILVVTPEITYLPEGMGNLAQRMCAKAGGLADVSASLVKALYDQGADVHVALPNYRRMFHLDVASVFDNEFEKVSRALPEQRIHLAEDRVFYHRSSVYGAENHLIALAFQREVINHTIPQVRPDLIHCNDWMTGLIPAVAKRHGIASLFTVHNIHSEHLTLAQIEDRGIDAADFWQHLFYRRAPWTYEESRGNNPVDLLTSGIFAADHVNTVSPTFLKEIVEGGHHFIPDAIRNELRGKVHSDCATGILNAPDAGFDPETDSYLTHHFTPQTHPEGKRKNKLEIQERLGLEGDPDIPLFYWPSRLDPVQKGCQLLTEILFDLVSNKRMQIAVVASGSFQKHFKNIVKMHNLFASVAVHDFDERLSHLAYAGSDFIFMPSSFEPCGLPQMIAPKYGSLTIAHDTGGLHDTVEPLDVPGNRGNGFLFKHFNADGLRWAIEEALRFHALPAEEKARQTARVMAESSARFNHETTAADYIRRYEQMLKTPVTA
- a CDS encoding GNAT family N-acetyltransferase yields the protein MITIRLIRSADAAGFHDTLGEVCRERRYLATIEGPPLANVEQFVNGNVSAGHAQFVAEDEGRIVGWCDAIPGEHGGAHIGRLGMGLLKDYRGQKIGQRLLEATIERCWENGLQKIELSVYSSNEAAMQLYRKLGFVEEGVKKRGRLVDGIYDDVVLMALFPDGGA